Proteins encoded by one window of Sorex araneus isolate mSorAra2 chromosome 3, mSorAra2.pri, whole genome shotgun sequence:
- the ZBTB4 gene encoding zinc finger and BTB domain-containing protein 4 yields the protein MPPPAEVTDPSHAPAVLRQLNEQRLRGLFCDVTLIAGDTKFPAHRSVLAASSPFFREALLASAPLSLPPVTGVTTSNPATTTTASSSTSTSTSTSSSSSPPPASPPTSSPPRVLELPGVPAAAFSDVLNFIYSARLALPDGGGDGAAVAEIGALGRRLGISRLQGLGEGGDAWVPPVPNPMATSQPEDDSFGPRPAGEWEDNRAEAQAPDSQPLLPRRPLPCPRCGKSFIHPKRLQTHEAQCRRGVSTRGSAGLGGGGSGPSGPAGVDASALPPVAFRGGPEHVVKVVGGHVLYVCAACERSYVTLSSLKRHSNVHSWRRKYPCRYCEKVFALAEYRTKHEVWHTGERRYQCIFCWETFVTYYNLKTHQRAFHGISPGLLASEKTPNGGYKPKLNTLKLYRLLPMRAAKRPYKTYSQGAPEAPLSPSLTTPAPAAMPATPPPGPPPAPEPGPPPSVITFARPAPSVIVHGGSGSSGVMGRPASTGGAQAASVITYTAPPRPPKKREYPPPPPEPAAIPASPASMGSPAAAAVPTTGTEEGKGRNPRAGRTLTYTAKPVGGLSGAGGPSAGSGRGPSQLQAPPPLCQITVRIGEEAIVKRRISETDLRPGELSGEEEEEEEDEENEEEEEEEEEEEESKAGGEDQLWRPYYSYKPKRKAGAAGTGSSGGGGMPRGRRPPRWRQKLERKSWEETPGAEGPSARARSERRHRCAICAQTFATLRKLHKHQEAHSGGSHGSRAGRRPSTRFACPHCAKVCKTAAALSRHGQRHAAERPGGTPTPVIAYSKGSTTNTSPGDVKEEAPQEMQVSSSSGEAGGGNAAAEASETSSLQDPIISGGEEPPALPGGGAYVYPPVQEFPLALIGSGREAGGGRGKPGSEGPVGAGEGDRMEGMETAKVTFYPEPYPLVYGPQLLAAYPYNFSNLAALPVALNMVLPDEKGGGALPFLPGVFGYAVNPQAAPPTPPTPPPPSLPPAVPPKAEGEREGVERTQKGDVG from the exons GTGGCCTCTTCTGTGATGTCACCCTCATAGCTGGAGACACCAAGTTCCCTGCTCATCGAAGTGTCCTAGCTGCTTCTAGTCCCTTCTTCAGAGAGGCCCTGCTTGCTTCAGCCCCATTGTCCCTCCCACCAGTCACAGGGGTCACGACCTCCAACCCTGCCACCACCACAactgcctcctcctccacctccacttccacctccacttcctcctcctcctccccgcctccaGCTTCACCCCCCACTTCATCCCCACCCCGGGTCCTGGAACTGCCAGGGGTCCCGGCAGCTGCCTTCTCTGATGTCCTCAACTTCATCTATAGTGCCCGGCTTGCCCTCCCCGATGGAGGAGGTGACGGGGCAGCTGTGGCTGAGATCGGAGCACTGGGGCGCCGTCTGGGCATATCTCgcctgcagggcctgggggagggaggtgatgCCTGGGTGCCTCCTGTTCCAAACCCCATGGCCACCTCGCAGCCTGAAGATGACAGCTTTGGGCCCAGGCCGGCTGGGGAGTGGGAAGATAATAGGGCTGAGGCCCAAGCCCCTGATTCACAGCCCCTGCTACCCCGGcgacccctcccctgccctcgatgtgggaaaagcttcattCATCCCAAGCGACTGCAGACTCATGAGGCACAGTGCCGGCGGGGAGTGAGCACAcggggctctgcagggctgggaggagggggctcTGGCCCGAGTGGTCCTGCAGGAGTGGATGCTTCGGCCCTGCCTCCAGTGGCCTTCCGAGGTGGCCCTGAGCACGTGGTGAAggtggtgggcggccacgtgctGTATGTGTGCGCGGCCTGTGAGCGATCCTACGTGACCCTGTCCAGCCTGAAGAGGCACAGCAATGTGCACTCATGGCGGAGAAAGTACCCCTGCCGCTACTGTGAGAAGGTGTTCGCCCTGGCCGAGTACCGCACTAAGCATGAGGTGTGGCACACCGGGGAGCGCAG GTACCAGTGCATCTTCTGCTGGGAGACCTTTGTCACTTACTATAATCTGAAGACCCACCAGCGAGCCTTCCATGGCATTAGCCCCGGCCTGCTGGCCAGTGAGAAGACACCCAATGGCGGCTACAAGCCCAAGCTCAATACTCTCAAGCTCTATCGCCTGCTCCCCATGCGGGCAGCCAAGCGACCCTACAAGACCTACAGCCAGGGAGCCCCCGAGGCCCCGCTTTCTCCAAGCCTCACCACACCAGCCCCTGCAGCAATGCCAGCCACCCCACCGCCTggacccccacctgcccctgagcctggcccccCACCCTCTGTCATCACTTTTGCCCGCCCAGCCCCTTCTGTTATTGTACACGGGGGCAGCGGAAGTAGCGGAGTAATGGGTAGGCCGGCCAGCACAGGGGGAGCCCAAGCTGCCTCAGTCATCACTTACACAGCTCCCccaagaccccccaaaaaacgtGAATACCCCCCGCCTCCTCCCGAGCCTGCAGCCATACCAGCCAGTCCAGCCAGCATGGGCAGCCCGGCAGCTGCAGCAGTGCCCACCACTGGCACAGAAGAGGGCAAGGGCCGAAACCCACGGGCTGGAAGGACTCTGACTTACACAGCCAAGCCAGTCGGTGGGCTcagcggggctgggggtccctctgCAGGCTCTGGCCGGGGCCCCTCTCAGCTCCAGGCTCCACCTCCCCTATGTCAGATCACTGTGCGCATAGGCGAGGAAGCCATTGTCAAGCGCCGCATCTCAGAAACTGACTTGCGTCCTGGGGAGCTGAgcggagaggaggaagaggaggaggaggacgaagagaacgaagaggaggaggaggaggaggaagaggaggaggaatcaAAGGCGGGTGGGGAGGACCAGCTCTGGCGGCCCTACTACTCCTACAAGCCCAAGCGCAAGGCTGGAGCGGCAGGCACGGGtagcagcgggggcggggggatgccCAGGGGCCGCCGGCCACCCCGCTGGAGACAGAAGCTGGAGCGAAAGAGCTGGGAAGAGACCCCAGGAGCTGAAGGCCCTTCAGCACGTGCCCGCAGCGAGCGGAGACACCGCTGCGCCATCTGTGCCCAGACGTTCGCCACCCTGAGGAAGCTGCACAAGCACCAGGAGGCTCACAGCGGGGGCTCCCATGGCTCCCGGGCCGGTCGGAGGCCTTCCACCCGCTTCGCCTGCCCTCACTGCGCCAAAGTGTGTAAGACGGCAGCTGCCCTGAGCCGCCATGGGCAGAGACATGCTGCTGAGCGGCCCGGGGGTACCCCCACGCCCGTCATAGCGTACTCCAAGGGCAGTACCACCAACACCAGCCCTGGAGATGTCAAGGAGGAGGCCCCCCAAGAGATGCAAGTGTCCTCATCCAGTGGGGAGGCAGGTGGTGGGAATGCTGCTGCCGAAGCTTCTGAGACTTCCTCACTACAGGACCCTATCATCTCAGGgggtgaggagccccctgcactgccaggcggGGGGGCCTATGTATACCCACCCGTGCAGGAATTTCCACTGGCTCTGATTGGGAGTGGCCGGGAAGCTGGAGGTGGCCGGGGAAAACCTGGGAGTGAGGGGCCTGTGGGGGCTGGTGAGGGGGACCGGATGGAGGGGATGGAGACTGCCAAAGTCACCTTCTACCCTGAGCCCTACCCGCTTGTCTATGGGCCCCAGCTCCTCGCCGCCTACCCTTACAATTTCAGCAACCTGGCTGCTCTCCCAGTTGCTCTTAACATGGTCCTACCTGATGAGAAGGGCGGGGGGGCCCTTCCCTTCCTACCAGGGGTCTTTGGCTATGCGGTCAATCCTCAAGCTGCACCGCCTActcccccaactccaccccctccatctcttcctccagCAGTGCCCCCTAAAgcggaaggggaaagggaaggggttGAGAGAACCCAGAAGGGAGATGTGGGGTGA